A single genomic interval of Spinacia oleracea cultivar Varoflay chromosome 6, BTI_SOV_V1, whole genome shotgun sequence harbors:
- the LOC110784904 gene encoding uncharacterized protein, whose protein sequence is MTELMETDSDATELAQIEGEKRHANSYSNVARGRGSHLESEMRLIDDEGEASDDDKDIDGEAGDESCPVILLTKEEKRRLRRPWKYSLIIKLFDKRLSYAVLIRRLRLMWSLKGEIALTDVGCAFYVVRFSSMEDYDFVMTQGPWMIGDSYLTIRKWIPNFVPDEEPIRTLTAWVRIPNLSVEYFDKAFLHRIGEKIGKVVRIDKNTESMDRGQYIRFCIEVDLSKPLLSKFRLNGRVWIIQYERASSNMLQVWSLRT, encoded by the coding sequence ATGACAGAATTAATGGAGACGGACAGCGATGCAACGGAATTGGCACAAATCGAGGGTGAAAAAAGACATGCTAACTCGTATAGCAATGTAGCGCGGGGAAGGGGAAGCCATTTGGAAAGTGAAATGCGTTTGATTGACGACGAAGGAGAAGCATCGGATGACGATAAGGACATTGATGGAGAGGCAGGTGACGAAAGTTGCCCGGTAATCCTCCTCACAAAAGAGGAGAAAAGAAGGTTGAGGAGACCATGGAAGTATTCGTTGATTATCAAGCTTTTTGATAAACGGTTAAGTTATGCTGTCTTAATTAGAAGGCTTCGCCTTATGTGGAGCCTGAAGGGGGAGATTGCCCTCACGGATGTGGGTTGCGCATTCTACGTGGTTCGATTCTCGTCAATGGAGGATTACGACTTTGTAATGACGCAGGGACCTTGGATGATAGGTGATAGTTACTTAACGATACGAAAATGGATCCCAAATTTTGTCCCCGATGAAGAACCAATACGAACACTCACGGCGTGGGTAAGAATTCCAAACTTGTCGGTGGAGTACTTCGACAAAGCATTCCTTCACCGCATAGGGGAAAAGATTGGTAAGGTAGTACGCATAGACAAGAATACGGAATCTATGGACAGAGGGCAGTACATAAGGTTTTGCATAGAGGTCGATCTATCGAAACCCCTACTGTCTAAATTCCGGCTAAATGGAAGAGTTTGGATAATCCAATACGAAAGGGCTTCGTCAAATATGCTTCAAGTGTGGTCACTTAGGACATAA
- the LOC110784903 gene encoding uncharacterized protein produces the protein MVWNVQGAGSSRFLSIIKELVRINKPTILALVETHISGETAERICNRIGFSGQFRVDAQGFRGGIWLFWREEEVTVKVLDAHTQHITVEISKVGKEPWIFSAIYAIPDSTLRKQLWEALEDVKRRFSGPWLLGGDFNETISMDERIGIGGSEMQRRCRNFASWVEDNGLIDLMYSGPNHTWARGDIKETHKAARLDRFLSNDEWRLRFEEGSVKHLPKRNSDHCPIIVSSSGFAPVQSTTRPFRFQAAWLSHATFDDFVTKNWAQDAPVIPFQEEFANKLKRWNKEEFHNIFRKKQELWARLEGVQKRMSIRWDRGLVKLESKLRRELDDVLHQEEMIWFQKSRLEAIKDGDRNTNSSTCQQ, from the coding sequence ATGGTGTGGAATGTTCAAGGTGCCGGGAGTTCAAGATTCTTGAGCATAATCAAGGAGTTAGTACGAATCAACAAACCGACTATTCTAGCATTAGTCGAAACACACATTAGTGGGGAAACGGCAGAAAGAATTTGCAACCGTATTGGATTTTCTGGGCAATTTAGAGTTGATGCACAAGGATTTCGTGGGGGGATCTGGCTGTTCTGGAGAGAGGAGGAGGTGACGGTGAAAGTCTTAGATGCCCATACCCAACATATAACAGTTGAAATCTCGAAGGTGGGGAAAGAGCCGTGGATTTTCTCGGCTATTTATGCTATCCCCGACTCGACTTTACGTAAACAGTTATGGGAAGCCCTTGAAGATGTGAAAAGGAGATTTAGTGGCCCATGGTTACTTGGAGGAGACTTTAATGAAACCATTAGCATGGATGAGCGTATTGGTATAGGAGGTTCGGAGATGCAGCGTAGGTGCCGAAATTTTGCTAGTTGGGTGGAAGATAATGGTCTAATCGACCTCATGTACTCAGGACCCAATCACACATGGGCTCGAGGTGATATAAAAGAGACCCATAAGGCAGCCCGGTTGGATAGATTCTTGAGTAATGATGAGTGGAGATTGAGATTTGAGGAAGGGTCAGTAAAGCATCTACCTAAGAGAAACTCTGACCATTGCCCGATAATTGTTAGCTCTAGTGGTTTTGCTCCGGTTCAATCAACAACAAGGCCGTTTCGTTTCCAAGCCGCGTGGTTAAGCCATGCCACTTTTGATGACTTTGTCACAAAGAACTGGGCCCAAGATGCTCCTGTTATCCCTTTCCAAGAGGAGTTTGCCAATAAATTAAAGAGATGGAATAAAGAGGAGTTCCATAATATATTTAGGAAAAAACAGGAATTATGGGCAAGGCTAGAAGGAGTACAGAAGAGGATGTCAATTCGGTGGGATCGAGGCCTAGTAAAACTGGAAAGTAAGCTACGGAGGGAACTTGACGATGTGTTGCATCAAGAAGAGATGATATGGTTCCAGAAATCAAGATTAGAGGCTATCAAGGATGGTGACCGCAATACAAATTCTTCCACCTGTCAACAGTAA